One region of Qipengyuania sp. SS22 genomic DNA includes:
- a CDS encoding bactofilin family protein, producing MASKSNSTFSVLGSDLTITGDIEASADLHIDGSIEGDIACSSLVQGEESRVKGAIKAETARLAGTVDGSITARELVILKTARITGDVFYDALTIEQGAQVEGRFAHRDAKAKAPGLTQSATKPELAVAG from the coding sequence TTCGGTCCTGGGATCGGACCTCACGATCACCGGCGATATCGAGGCGTCGGCCGATCTTCACATCGATGGGTCGATCGAAGGCGACATCGCCTGTTCCTCGCTGGTGCAGGGCGAGGAAAGCCGCGTAAAAGGCGCAATCAAGGCCGAAACCGCGCGCTTAGCCGGGACGGTCGACGGATCGATTACCGCGCGCGAGCTGGTCATTCTCAAGACTGCCCGAATTACCGGTGATGTCTTTTACGACGCGCTGACCATCGAACAGGGCGCGCAGGTCGAAGGGCGCTTCGCGCATCGCGACGCCAAGGCCAAGGCGCCCGGGCTGACGCAGTCGGCGACCAAGCCGGAGCTCGCCGTAGCCGGCTGA